A genomic window from Vitis riparia cultivar Riparia Gloire de Montpellier isolate 1030 chromosome 18, EGFV_Vit.rip_1.0, whole genome shotgun sequence includes:
- the LOC117906925 gene encoding SKP1-interacting partner 15 — protein MDASPIYRLPQDTLHYIFSTLPLRQIIICRSVCKFFYQTLTAPAFMELISTQPPLNLIALRPPHHHHHHHHNRDVSSHNALHVFDPSSNQWVRFPLSFLPFRSPTPVASSLGLVYLWADSLNSLESNKSLIVCNPLTRSFQVLPQLGSAWSRHGSVLVGSPNRVLVLTELATLYFSGSDQWLKFSSNLPSKPRSPILVSDSVLALCDVGSPWRSQWKLFACTLNHLQKSQPWTRLDRHEWGDVFDILRRPRLVKGLGNQILMVGGLKSSFSLNAVCSTILILRLDLDSLEWDELGRMPPEMFRCFQESSKFKVFGAGNRVCFSAKRVGRLALWDYSTETGKGDWRWINGVPGNGDGLFRGFVFQARLTALP, from the coding sequence ATGGATGCGTCCCCGATCTATCGGCTTCCACAGGACACTCTCCATTACATCTTCTCAACTCTTCCACTCCGTCAGATCATTATCTGTCGATCTGTCTGCAAATTCTTCTACCAAACCCTGACCGCGCCGGCCTTCATGGAACTTATCTCCACCCAACCACCTCTCAACCTGATCGCCCTCCGTCCACCTCACcatcatcaccaccaccaccacaaccGTGACGTGTCGTCTCATAACGCCCTCCACGTGTTTGACCCCAGCTCCAATCAGTGGGTCAGATTCCCCCTTAGTTTCCTTCCCTTTCGCTCGCCGACGCCGGTGGCGTCGTCTCTCGGACTCGTCTATCTTTGGGCCGATTCGCTCAACTCGCTCGAGTCCAACAAGTCGCTCATAGTCTGCAATCCTTTGACTCGGTCCTTCCAAGTCCTACCCCAGCTGGGCTCGGCCTGGTCGCGCCATGGTTCGGTCCTGGTCGGTTCACCCAACCGAGTGTTGGTCCTCACCGAACTGGCCACGCTTTACTTCTCCGGCTCAGACCAGTGGCTCAAATTCTCATCGAATTTGCCGTCTAAGCCTCGAAGTCCAATTCTTGTGTCGGACTCGGTTTTAGCTCTCTGCGATGTTGGGTCGCCGTGGAGGAGTCAGTGGAAGCTATTCGCATGTACCCTCAATCATCTACAGAAGTCGCAGCCATGGACTCGCCTGGATAGGCACGAATGGGGCGATGTTTTCGACATTTTGAGACGGCCCCGTTTGGTGAAAGGGCTTGGGAACCAAATTCTAATGGTTGGTGGATTGAAATCGTCGTTTTCATTGAATGCTGTGTGTTctacaattttgattttaaggtTGGATTTGGACTCACTGGAGTGGGACGAGTTGGGTCGAATGCCCCCGGAAATGTTTAGATGTTTTCAGGAGTCCAGCAAATTTAAGGTGTTTGGTGCGGGGAATAGAGTTTGTTTTTCAGCGAAAAGGGTTGGGAGGTTGGCATTGTGGGATTATTCCACAGAGACGGGGAAGGGAGATTGGAGGTGGATCAATGGGGTGCCTGGAAATGGAGATGGCTTGTTTCGGGGTTTTGTGTTCCAGGCTAGGCTCACTGCATTGCCTTGA